In Mercenaria mercenaria strain notata chromosome 13, MADL_Memer_1, whole genome shotgun sequence, the DNA window AAGTTCTGCAAAAGGCTTGCAGCAATCAGTAAGTTCTGCAAGGGACTTGCAGCAATCCTTAGGTTTTGCAATGGGCTTGTAGCAATCTGTAGATTCTGCAATGGGCTTGCAGTAATCAGCAAGTTCTGCAATGGGCTTGCAGCAATCAGCAAGTTCTGCAATGGGCTTGCAGCAATCAGTAAGTTCTGCAAGGGACTTGCAGCAATCCTTAGGTTTTGCAATTGGCTTGCACCAATCAGTAGATTGTGCAATGAGCTTGCAGCAATCAGCAAGTTCTTCAAGGGACTTGCAGCAATCAGCAAGTTCTGTAATGGGCTTGCTGCCATCAGCAAGTTCTGCAATGGGCTTGAAGCAATCAGCAAGTTCTGCAATTGGCTTGCAGCAATCAGCAAGTTCTGCAATGGGCTTGAAGCAATCAGCAAGTTCTGCAATGGGCTTGCAGCAATCAGTAAGTTCTGTTATGGGCTGCAGCAATCAGCACACTCTCCTATAGGCTAGCAGCAGTCAGTAGGTACTGCGATGGGCTTGCAATAATTGACAGGTTTTGTTACGGGCTTGCTGCAGTCAGCAGGTGCTGTAACACGCTTTCACCAATCACCTGGTTCTGAAATGGACTTGTAACAATCAACAGGTTCTGCAATTGGCCAATAACAAGTGAACCTCTATATTCTGTAGTAATTTGCATAACTCTTGAATGTTGTCTTTAGGTTTTCATAAACATCCATTCTCTCTTTTATCGCTACCTTACATGATCCGATAATAAAACAACCTCAGCTTTATATCTGTAGAGCTGTCAAGCATACGAATAATTACAGTTCAAAGTCGATTTGTCTATAAAATCTGTTCTTAGTAGCAATAAAATCCAATGCCATACGCCGTCATCATGTGCCCCCGTGACCCAGTAATCTCAGGTCGAAGGTGAAAGACCGCTGTTTTCCCgcgaaaaaacattttcataacaaaCCGGACTACTTTTTTTCGTGCGGTCATTCACTCGGACTCAAAATCCAATTAGAAAAGGCATCTGCGAAATGCAGTCGTGCTTTGAAACTGATCGTCTGCTTTATTCATCAGATGTAAAGATGCAGCGAGCCGATTTCGGACATTGACACTTTAAGTTTTGACCTTTCCATTGTGTAAAATGGCCGCATTTTCGAAAGAAATATCAGAGAAGAACAATGCAGATAGTTTTTTTTATCGCTATGATAttatgaattttcatttttgaaattttgtagtgACAATGATTGTCAGAACCACTTTAATGGATTACTTTTTAAAAAGTCTTTGCCAAGTAAGTAATTTGTTCTCAGTAGATCAGCTGCAGAAAATAGTATTGCCATCCATAAATCTGTACTTGTTATATCATCGCCATCATTAATTGCCATCTTCAGTTACGTTCATCACATAAGTTCGTTTGAGAAGATAAACGTCCACTTCTGCTTCTTTAAGGTCATCCACAAATATATGTCAGATCTTCCGTTTAGTATGTCTGAACTTTTATCAAGTAAGGGTATCAAAGTATATTCGAAATAAACTCAATTGTTCACACATGCGCAGTGGCCGTCTCGTTCAATACCCGAAGTAAACTGTCCGGGTGTCATTCAAATGCGCTCAACTTCATCGGTCAAACATCACTGGGACAAACTTGAGGGCAGTCTGGTGCATTCGTCAATTTTCGATCGTTGAGTTCATTAGTTGAACATTTTCCTGCGGTTCATCGAAGTTTTTTTTGCCACCACACACGTTTTGACAAATATTCTTTTGTGCTAAATGTTATTTATTCCAGAAAATGTATGCAATtcttttgtgtttacattttttctacaaCACCTCTAACGACTGAGTTcagagaaaaaatgaaaaaagaagatTGGTGTTAATTTTACGAAATGTTGACAAAGAGGGTAATCATGAAGGCGGGTTGATGTCGGAGGGGTGGAGGAGAGGGGGGAAGGTCATCCACTTGGAACCAACAGTGGGACCATATCTTAATGTAATGTATGTGGTAAATCATTCTAAAGATCTCTCTAGATAGTAGTAACTAGTAGAATcgttttgtaaaatatctgtatcaATGTTAGTTATGGCCAAAAATATCTCTTCCCTGTTTATAAATCTGGCTCATGAACATTTTAgaaattggtttttttttcaaatgttttaaaattttactatttttagatggTAATGTTGCCTATAATTATGTTAACGATGCTATCCTGACAGATTTGTCAGAATCCAGCGACAAGAAGTCAAAATTGAAATGTCCAAAAGGCCTGAAATTTATCATGAAAAACTACAACATTTATTTAGAATAAAGTCAAAATTAATCgagttattttaaaaattaaaaaaaagttcttattcCCATCCTTGCAGCTCTATTATAAATGGTAATACTTTACACCTGAAAACTTGAGAAATCAAACAAAACCCTTGTATGAACGTTTGAACAGTGACTGGATATTTAGAactgaggatttttttttcatttttgctatCAGAAATTTCTGCTGTCTTCACTTCATGACGATAATGACATCTAATCTATCTGATGGCTTAATGTACAAACCTCGGCACATATGATAATTATATTTCGTGTACTTCAAAGAACGTGCAAAAATGCACATACGCTGCAGCAAATGACCTTTTCTAACCTTATACATTGGTCAGCCGTCTACTGACCCCACGTGACCTCAGACAAGTCATTTCAACGCCATAAAGCCATTATCTTAAACAGTAGtagaaatatgtaaacattaaatGTTTCAGATAGTTTGCGACTCAAAGGCATCTGAACATTGTGGCATGGCCATAACAACGACATTAATTCATATCTTTATTGTTTATCGGCTTTGTTTTTCCTATGAAGATACTGTCAGGGTTTCCATTTGCCGGGGTGAAACAAGGTAAATGTCCGCGCTTTTACTGTTTGTAAATTAATGATTTATTATCAGATGTTGATTATATTTCACTCACCTTGAAATCTATAATGTTGATTTACCTTATATAAAAAAAGCTAAAGAGGTAGTATGGCGAGGTGTAAGGATTTTTCCAAGTTTTAAGATGTCTCCAGTCCAGgcaaattagttttaaaagtcATAATGTATTATTCATCTTCTtctaatgtttctttttcaatatttaatgatatttttaaagtatCATGTCCACAACTTAAAACAGTTTGTTAATTTTTAGAGCTATCATAAATAGATTCAaagatttttgtcaaaataatatgGCCTAAATTGGATGAAATTAACAACAGAAAGACTCTGTAAAATAGAAGTTTGGCGTTCAGTTCAAATTAAATCAAGATATTAGCTTCATTTATCATCCACATACTTAGAACGGTGCGAAacaataatgccattttcaagtaCACGTgttcttaattattatttttttgttatttctaaaatcACTATTATACCAAACActaattttgtccaaaaataaggaaatgattttgtttctccttgttttcttttcttttatttgttttaaaattatgatatatCAATTACATTGTCCAGAAAAGgcaacacaatattttattacaaaccaaacgtatatgaaatatatgtggataataaaatctgaaatattcgagaaatgacgtcattttattcTTATTGCTAAAATGTAAATGCtgtataaaacatacatattttatcatttttaatttaatttaatcatcatatttaataattaaaaactgATGTTAATAATCATGTATTTTTGAACAGGGCGCAATGacaatttaacaataaaaatgaaaaattattgttGTTTAAGTTGATAATTTATGAGAAAGATTTGAAATACAGATGCTTTTTCTTTTGTGAGCATATTGTTCACGTGTATTCTTTGTAAATGGCCAAATGCAAATAAgtcatacagacagacagacagacagactttATTATCCATATCAGGTTATACACATGGCATTACAATTACATGGTATAACAACATGATCACATGAAAGTACAAGAATACAGTGGGAATTAATTCAATctgccaataaacttgaaacttgaaacttgttctTATCctactttttattttcagttggCAGATGAAAGTACTTTCTAACTTTCAAAAAATCCTTATAAGACTGAACTTTTAAAAAGTTTCTTTAAacatatgaaattttgaaaagtatCTCTGCAAAGTCTACAACAATAAGACAATCACAAAATTGCGCTTTGAGCATTTTTTCGAATCTATGATAATGTAGTTCCaaacttcattttatttttattcggCGCCAATAATCGCAAAATAGCGTTAGTTTGATCTAAGGGAAGCAATTCGTGCAATACaatgttttcattattgttaGATTTGTGTTTCTTCTACCTTTTTAATTTTGCTATAACTTAaaaagtttagtttaaacatagaataattgcaatatttacaataCACGTTACACAGTACAAAATATACATGCTTGAAAAAAGGACCAGAGCCAAAAGCAACagcttatagaggtcttctcctACAATAGCATAATGTTGTAGATACGGTAAGACAGTGTTTATGATCTTGTCTGAAATATTATCGTTATGAAATATAGGTAAATTGAACGCTTAAACTAAGAACTACAAATTAGAACATTGTCATTAAAAATATACTAAAGTGAAACAAGCACAAGGCTAATGGGTGTGTAAATTGAAAACAGATAAGCAGAGGAAGAAAGAGAAGGAATAAAATAATTGAGATTCGTTCGGATTGTAAAATGGTGACAGCAAGCATGTAGTATTATATGATAAAATCTTGTTCTTTCCTTGATGTagttttgaactgcttgaaataCTTGAACCTAAATCATCCTGAATTATGCCCAGTGGTACcataaacattttcagtcttctAGCTGAGGTTTGAtacgaaactttatttgtcatttatatctaaacagcatttaaaaattgtttaaagttaataaactattttcaagtgactgtTTAGTATGTGGTAAGTTCATTTGAAAATTAACATGAAGTTTTAGTACAAAcgttgatattaaaatttcatactcAAATCAGCTGAGACTGTAAATGTTTTGTGTACACGGGGCCTGGTCTCCATTCAGTAAAGTGTGAAAGTGTTACGGTGGAATAGATGGAAGTAGGCTCTGATATCACTATAACGGTGACATTCAAAGAAGAAAGGATGATTACTCTCCGTAAGACCACATTGACAAAGAGGTGAAggataaatgttttcttttaaacaaatgctgGTTTAGGGAGATTCATTCAGTACGGAGACGAACATGATGGACTTGCCATCTCCTGTCGCCTACGTAGAAGTATTTTGGACATCCCGGTACGTTACGTTTAGCTGCGTTCTGAAGGACGCCAGGGACGGCGAGTTTTGTAGCTCTCTTGAAAGTTCGTTCCAATCTCTCAGAGCCAATGGTAgaggatataaaaataaaacgaatcCTTAAGATGATATAAAGTGGCAAATATATGGGATGGTCCATCAGAGCACATTTAGAGCTATAAGACAGGAATTCAAACCAAGTGTTTCTGTGATGACATTAAGCGATGCTAGTCTGGTTCCTATCATTACTTGGCTCAACGGGTACTAAATTACTGACAGGCATGGTTCCGATCCTCAAAATTTGATGAGTGACAATGTACTTATATGGAATGcttttatttgtatatgtacTTTGAATGACTATATGCATTAACAAGAATTTAATAAAGACCTTCATTAATCTATTGTATCGAACgttttttttctcaagaaatcagGAGGGCGACCTTGTTTGTACTTGTGTACTTACGACACACATATGAGATCATAAATAGGTggtaattattcaaatttcaaatgaaatatatgaggacaataaaatgttgaaatattcacacaattatgtcattttattcttttcataattattaaaatataaaggAATGCTGTTTAATgttacataaaacaaacaaatttggtattttgaaacaaataaactGGTGTTTTAAACGGAGAACAATGACTATAAAATAACGAAAATCTTTAAATCATCGTTATATAAGTTAATAATTTATGAGAAAACttacattaaaacttttttttttctgtttaacatcaaATATTCATTAGAGAGCTGTTTGACATATGTATAGAAAAATCCATCCAAGAACTCGTGTAATCTGGCTGTTTTACGCTTTTGATTCACAATAGAAGAATGATTTTTGATTCACAACAGAAGAATGAAAACACTTCATCtttcatataaaactttaaaattgtttAGTAGCTAGAGTTTCCCTGAAGGACGATGTTTTGGGAAAAGATACGTTGAAATGTATATTGTAACAATCCTTATTTTGATTTCGACAAATACCGGTAGTATGATCCAATTAGTAGTATATTAATATTTAGGCAATACTGGTATCAAATTATTACATGAATGATTCAATTTTCGGATGGATATGAGACATTTTCTTGAAGTTCTGATCAATTTGGAAATAAGGTAGAGAAACATGCATTATTcgtataataacttttaaagaaAGTTTTTTGTTGATAATGATTACAAGAATCATTTTATCTTTGCAAATTTCAAAAACTGACAAACAGAAGTCTTTCAGGATTTTTAAAATGCTATAGCTATAACCCAATctttatttttccaaaaaaagttGTTTTGCAAAAAGCCTACTTCTAGAAGCCGTTCAGTAACATGGTACAAATAGAAATGGATCAACACTGTGTATTAAGAAGGCAGGGGAACAGTTTCGAACTTTGACCCTGGttgattttataaagaaatatttagggtactaaaaactattaaaagtgaagtaaaaataatgtttaaatgatTGAAAGCATATTCTAAATCATTTGGCAGCGCATGCAGCTTAACAGAGCAGACTGCATAGCTCTTTGAGCCTCTCCTATAACATCGTGGATGGCAGACACTTAGCTTTGTAAAGATCTGCAACATTTAGTTTGATATACTTGAAACGAGCAAAATTGTATTTAAGCACACAGATGTTTATGTTGAATGAGGAAATAtcgtatttcttttgttttaagaGTGGTCCAGGTACGTTTAAATGCCTAGAGGTGACCATAAATGAATGCACACACTGCATTTTTACATGCCACATGAAGGTTTCTGATCTAAGGGAAGTAAATCGtattttatagtgtttacatTATCGGTAGAATTGGCTTTCTTCCCATTCAGTGTAGCAGTACACAGTGGAGAACACAGGCGGGGTGTACGCAGTGCGGTGGTGGTGGatggtttataggttggtcagggggctacggatatgcgattatgtattgtattttgtcattactttttagCATGGATCCCATTaagtttggaaccgtccatgtttacaaacacgtttatttattttatgagtagtagtagtagtagtcgtagtcgtagtagtaatagttattattaaaaatattattattattattgttaatattaataataataattaaaatgaatttatatttaaAGGAGGaactgatgtaaataaaaaagtaCAGAAAGCAAAGTTCCAAAAATGCAGTCAGTTTTCCACGTTTAAAGCAcgtaaatgaaaattgttttaattaatggCAATTCGTAAGTAAATTCATTAAAACGacaatgttactatctttctaaagataaaatatgatattatatcatttgacacgttaaataagtccaaataatgtcttaaaatcaccATGTACTATGTGGATCTCCTCAATCCTGGAAAAACATCTTACCAGTAAACAAGAAAACGATCCAATACATTTTATTCCATTGTATTACAGACCATGTTTATTTACGGCTGTGAGAAGTTTCACTAAAATCTACATCATTGGAAAAGTTCTGTTAGCGAAAAATTGTGATTTTGCCACAGACGCctcaaaaataaattatgaaaactcGAGATCCAAACATTTCAAGTCAGTCTAGCAAGAAATCGAGCGCATGCCCGACCCCATCATTTCATTTGCCGAATgttttaagtatattctgaaaaaatcagggtttaatcaaattatacattttagAAATCTTTTTATccgaacgtgcaaaactaccttaagagCTGATGTGCTCCATTGTagatataatgattttaaaacttttactaAAGTTGTATCTTGTTTGTACCTACTGTGTCCAATCCAGATATTAAAAACTGAGAAAAGAAAACTTGAGAGAAGGTGTTATAAAGATGCTTTAGGTCAAGTGTGGTGAAGATCTACAAgacgaagatccatcaagtgtaCACCATGAGGAGAAGTCGCTTTAAAGGTTTTTaatagtcccctactggttgaaaaccagtttcggggattataggaatgcacttttccgtccgtcattccgtccgtctttccgtccgtccgtccttccgcaatttcgtgtccggtccataactctgtcattcatgaagggattttaatattacttggcagaaatgttcaccatgatgagacgatgtgtcatgcgcaagacccggacccctggctcaaaggtcaaggtcacaatttgaggtcaaaggtcaacagggcttttttcctgttccgtccataactctgccatccatgaagggatgttgatattacttggcacaaatatacatCATAATAAGATGTTGTGTcatagctcaaagatcaaggtcacacttaagcagtcaaatgtttacatggcatgaacagggtctttTTCGtatcctgtccataactctgtcattcattaaggggttttaatattacttggcacaaatattccccatggtgagacaacatgtcatgcacaaaacccggacccctagctcaaagatcaaggtcacaattggaggtcaaaggtcaaggtttttttttcctgttcggtcaataactctgtcatccatcaagagattacaatgttacttggcataaatgttgcccatgatgagatgacgtgtcatgtgcaacaccaaAAACCCTAGCTTAAAGCACATGTCAATAGGAATTTTTcccctgtccggtctataactttgtcatgcaaaacaggatttaaatatcagttgacacaaatgttggatgagacaatgtgtcatgcgcaaacccgggcccatagctgaaaggtcaaggtcacacttggaagtcaaaggccaaaatggcttttttcctgtccagtctgtaactcaacaatctttATAGGGATTTtatattacttgaaaaaaatgttcaccaccatgagacggagtgtcatgcgcaagaaccaggtccctacgtctaaggtcaaggtcacacttagaggccaaaggtcagatacaagaatgatttgtccggggcatttcttcttaatgcatagatggattttgatgtaacttggcacaaatgttcaccaccatgagagggactgtcttgcgcaagaaccaggtccctaggtctaaggtcaaggtcacactttggaggtcaaaggtcaaattcaagaatgactttgtccagaggatttcttcttcatgcatggagggattttgatgtaacttggcacaaatgttcaccgccaCGAGGCAcacttgtttttagaattaattccctttgttttactataaatagcttatattgtaactttgtTATTACTGGCTgtaaggaaaaatcgagaccacttttctgtggtacaatatgcatgttatatccaatttttaggtgtattttgacttatctctatctggtaaaaagttatgtgtggacttatattatatagattttattttaggattaacttccctttgttgttactatatacAACGATAGAGAAAATTatgtgccttccagtaggggactttgtattgcatggcaatacttcattcacttgtttgtttggttctttttagctcatcagaacacgaagtgctcaagttcagctattgtgaccggtcattgtccgtcgtgcgttgtccgtcgtgcgtcgtccgtcaacatttgccttgttaacattctagaggccacatctgtgacccaatcttaatgaaacttagtcagaatgtttgccttgatgatctctaagtcaagtttgaaactagattatgttgggttaaaaactaggtcagtaggccagatcaaaggaaaatcttgttagcaCTCCAGAGTCcacagtttgatatttgaaactcgtgagaattggtcagaatgtttatcttgatgacctctaggtcaaattcgaatctggtcatatggggtcaaaaactatgtcacccggtcaaatcaaaggaaaatcttgttaacactctagaggccacagttgtaatccaatctttatgaaacttagtcagattatTTGTATAGATTATCTAtaggataagtttgaaactgggttatgaggggtctaaaactaggttagtaggtccgatcaaaggaaaatcttgatgaccactaggtcaagttctaatctggatcatgtgggatctaaaactaggtaacctggtcaaatcaaaataaaaacttgttaacactctagaggtcacagttgtggcCCAATtattatgaaacttagtcagaatgtttgtcttgatgatctctaggtcaagtttgaaactttgtcatgtggggtcaaaacctaggtcagtaaaCCAGTTCagctctggtgagcgatatagggccatcctggccctcttgttaatgtttgtttttgataacgatcattcattttattttcaaagcggatattgtattgtttttacaTTGGATTCCTAGTATAAAGGTTGTGCGAGTATTTATCTAGAAAACGGATCCCACACGCCCTGAAACAGGATATACCACAGTAAGTAATACGGATATGAACGCACTTAAAATCAACCCACACATATTGTCATAGAATGACCTATATATCAAGTTGATAAGTTGTTAACCTACAAAATTAATAGAACATTAAAACTTACCAAATGCATCAAAGTCATAATTACTTCTAAACCGCAAAGAACAATTTAAAAGTCTAAAGaacatcttgaaaaaaaattaaacaattactTTGTCATATGCCATAAACAAGTTGCGAAGTAAAATATAAAGATCGACTTTGAAATGTAAAGAACACTTACTCAATTGTACAGAACAAGGTGTATATATATGATCATAATATATACGTATACGAGGAGACAATTTATCATCAATTATGAATTAACTACTGGCTtacaagtttttcatttttaggcAATGCCTTactacataattatttattttatatgtaccGAAAAGACAAGTGTACCAGAATCGTTTATATAAAGTAACAACTTAATTTTAACCCAAAGTGAATATTGTCCTAATTTtccttaataaatatatatttttataatgaattgtTATTTTGCAGCTCACACACTGAAAAGTGCAAACATGTTTTGGAAGTTTTGGAAATGACTATGATGTTTACTTCGTTTGCTGGCTGATGATCTTGTGTTGAAATACTAACTTGGCAACTGAGAAACCGGTCTCATTTCCATACTCCGAACTGTAGTGTAACATTATAAACGATATACTCCTTTATGTTAAATCAGTAGATGAAAAtgactttgaaaatgaaaactgaGTTCAAACTGGTGAAACttcaaaactttaaagaaatttcttgGTTCGTTACGCTGTCAATGGTAATATCCAtgtaaaaaagtaattttcagaGTACGGACTTAGATGACGAAACCGCCCATGAACTTTGCTTTGAACACAGATGTCGGGCgaacagcgcgctcaactattcgaacagaagtgaaaataatagaaaacatTAGGTATACaacagtaaaatgtatattgacgtctgtttgtttgtttaaaaagcaCTAATGAACTATATGGAGAAAGTGATtgagaaaaataaaaactaattATGGGGGATTAACCGATACTATGAAATGTTACCATAGAACTTGAACATGAAAGCAACATTACCGGTGATGGTAACAGCCAGTCCTGCGACACTGCCACTTGGGC includes these proteins:
- the LOC128547787 gene encoding keratin-associated protein 5-5-like; translated protein: MQWSFGVESWSDDDDDDDKKAHYSSILPITELTDCCKPIAELADCFKPIAELADCCKPIAELADCFKPIAELADGSKPITELADCCKSLEELADCCKLIAQSTDWCKPIAKPKDCCKSLAELTDCCKPIAELADCCKPIAELADYCKPIAESTDCYKPIAKPKDCCKSLAELTDCCKPFAELADCCKPTAELADCCKPIAEFADCFKPIAESTDCYKPIAIPKDCCKSFAESTDWCKPIAKPTDR